A genomic segment from Necator americanus strain Aroian chromosome III, whole genome shotgun sequence encodes:
- a CDS encoding hypothetical protein (NECATOR_CHRIII.G11969.T1), with amino-acid sequence MLSQGVRCYHILSEEMDFCLTFCGCPCHANPSYCVNIVVGPSFASLELAKLNEVEHSKVVIDQEGVKRGNAKRLLAARNEQTRQQDNLQLKQNIKPFNNKRFFQLPMKYCVKSLSTGLRMVIKRVLH; translated from the exons ATGCTCAGTCAAGGCGTTCGCTGCTATCACATCCTTAGTGAA GAAATGGACTTCTGCCTCACATTTTGTGGCTGTCCCTG TCATGCTAACCCGAGTTATTGTGTAAACATTGTAGTGGGACCTTCGTTCGCTTCATTAGAGCTGGCAAAGTTGAACGAG GTGGAGCACAGCAAAGTCGTCATAGATCAAGAAGGAGTGAAGAGAGGAAACGCAAAAAG GCTGCTGGCAGCAAGGAATGAACAAACGCGCCAACAAGACAACTTACAAttgaaacaaaacataaaaccattcaataataaaagatttttccaATTGCCAATGAAGTATTGCGTGAAATCGTTGTCTACTGGTCTCCGTATGGTAATCAAGAGGGTTTTACATTAA
- a CDS encoding hypothetical protein (NECATOR_CHRIII.G11970.T1), with the protein MRVLGEFGANALNFPRSDEGDDTETSAVIESANNLGTRNCIGQSRKYGGIEEVSTEPGVPGLLHYILDALVCSPSRSPPPAQLGGQVVHHVQFPTQINIASAFGYIQLKTDACTCFVEFGQHSFRLADARCYQYDVISKAQMNGEIPVVKLLYNSVVVPAYRPRRDERRGKYLVQLEYKTTGNDTKAGKTDAFFVMTGEDKPGPVMNPKIELIVNQSSVEYATFSVKWSEPIQKNGIISGYKIRWKLAESPFNIFFVEQCDKKYNIKVFSPNKNYTAHISAKTSQGYGKEVMLKFAVGSPPDWRTKSSSNKSSNGNDKDKGKQNKTDVLTVDRIAFEAQLRRKVGHEYAVGHARILISACTLMISVMFAWFLKHIITEGRTSEKLRKARDTCLILLLKMT; encoded by the exons ATGCGGGTGCTTGG AGAATTTGGTGCAAATGCTCTGAACTTCCCACGCTCCGATGAGGGTGACGACACCGAAACGTCAGCCGTGATAGAGAGTGCTAACAATCTCGGCACCAGGAACTG cataggtcaaagcaggaagtacggtggtattgaagaggtgagcacggagccgggtgttcctggtcttcttcactatatcctcgatgctcttgtatgctccccaagccgctcgcctcctcctgcccagctcggaggtcaggtcgttcatcatgttcaattcccgacccagataaacatagctagtgcattcggatat attcagctgaagaccgatgcatgcacatgtttcgtcgaattcggtcagcattcgttccgcttggctgatgctaggtgttatcagtacgatgtcatcagcaaagcgcaaatg aatggcgaaattccggtcgtgaagttactgtacaactcagTAGTAGTACCGgcttatcgacctcggagggatgaaagacgtg gGAAGTATTTAGTCCAGTTGGAATATAAAACAACAGGGAACGATAcaaaagcaggaaaaacaGACGCATTTTTCGTTATGACTGGTGAGGACAAACCTGGACCTGTCATGAACCCTAAGATCGAATTAATAGTTAATCAGTCTTCG GTTGAATACGCAACATTTTCTGTCAAGTGGTCAGAACCaattcagaaaaatggaataatttcAGGATATAAG ATTCGTTGGAAACTAGCTGAGTCGCCTTTCAACATCTTTTTCGTAGAGCAGTGCgataaaaaatacaacatcAAAGTGTTTTCACCTAATAAGAATTACACG gCGCACATAAGTGCGAAAACATCCCAAGGATATGGAAAAGAAGTAATGCTTAAGTTCGCAGTTGGGTCACCTCCTG ACTGGAGAACCAAATCTTCGTCGAACAAAAGCTCAAATGGGAACGACAAAGATAAaggaaaacagaacaaaactgATGTTTTAACTGTCGATCGCATTGCATTTGAAGC GCAGCTTCGACGAAAAGTTGGTCACGAATATGCAGTTGGTCATGCACG CATACTTATATCGGCATGCACTTTAATGATTTCTGTAATGTTCGCATGGTTCTTAAAACACATTATAACTGAAGGACGTACAAGCGAAAAACTAAGGAAAGCGAGAGATACGTGTTTGATTTTGCTCTTAAAAATGACATAG
- a CDS encoding hypothetical protein (NECATOR_CHRIII.G11973.T1), with protein sequence MLGGRFTQVKDGIRCLLLRQRLKIRDAAAFVKESKIKWDGHVMRFNSNRWTRAVSDWVPCDIKRTTGRPPSEWSDFFMMSFKENYDALAPARPDQKINGSRGDQGDNRHAYEFSWSPPPKSKSACFIMFSASFIMFIS encoded by the coding sequence atgctaggaggccgtttcacgcaagtgaaggACGGGATTCGATGTTtactcctacgtcagcgattgAAGATTAGAGATGCCGCCGCGTTtgtcaaggaaagtaaaataaagtgggatggacacgtgatgcgctttaacagcaaccgttggaccagagccgtgagcgactgggttccttgcgatattaagcgcactacaggaagaccgccgtccgaatggtcagatttcttcatgatgtccttcaaagaaaattatgatgctctggcgcccgctcgaccagacCAGAAGATCAATGGGAGTcgaggtgatcaaggtgataatCGACATGCTTATGAGTTTTCCTGGTCACCTCCTCCCAAATCAAAGTCTGCGTGTTTCATTATGTTCTCTGCATCTTTCATTATGTTCATTTCTTAA
- a CDS encoding hypothetical protein (NECATOR_CHRIII.G11974.T1), protein MEIITERFYSNLFRSSTPVSSPIIFTGEAPPRILLSEVRVAIKSMKPGTAPGPDFISADFLRAGGPLHVILAAHMTSYLQKERIQDQWKTLRTLLIYKKGDREDLRNYL, encoded by the coding sequence atggaaatcattacggagaggttctactcgaaccttttccgttcatcaactcctgtgtcaagcccgatcatcttcactggtgaagctccaccacggattctcctttcggaagtacgagtcgctatcaagagcatgaaacctggcacagcccccggacctgattttatttcagcagactttcttcgggctggtggcccacttcatgtaatcttagcagcgcacatgacatcttaccttcagaaagaaaggatccaagaccagtggaagaccttgCGAACCCTTCTTATctataagaaaggtgaccgagaggaccttcggaactacctcTGA
- a CDS encoding hypothetical protein (NECATOR_CHRIII.G11970.T2), producing the protein MRVLGEFGANALNFPRSDEGDDTETSAVIESANNLGTRNCIGQSRKYGGIEEVSTEPGVPGLLHYILDALVCSPSRSPPPAQLGGQVVHHVQFPTQINIASAFGYVRSVEREWGIRDSSVRHEYRLLQIQLKTDACTCFVEFGQHSFRLADARCYQYDVISKAQMNGEIPVVKLLYNSVVVPAYRPRRDERRGKYLVQLEYKTTGNDTKAGKTDAFFVMTGEDKPGPVMNPKIELIVNQSSVEYATFSVKWSEPIQKNGIISGYKIRWKLAESPFNIFFVEQCDKKYNIKVFSPNKNYTAHISAKTSQGYGKEVMLKFAVGSPPDWRTKSSSNKSSNGNDKDKGKQNKTDVLTVDRIAFEAQLRRKVGHEYAVGHARILISACTLMISVMFAWFLKHIITEGRTSEKLRKARDTSQQSRHRSRRSEERKRKKAAGSKE; encoded by the exons ATGCGGGTGCTTGG AGAATTTGGTGCAAATGCTCTGAACTTCCCACGCTCCGATGAGGGTGACGACACCGAAACGTCAGCCGTGATAGAGAGTGCTAACAATCTCGGCACCAGGAACTG cataggtcaaagcaggaagtacggtggtattgaagaggtgagcacggagccgggtgttcctggtcttcttcactatatcctcgatgctcttgtatgctccccaagccgctcgcctcctcctgcccagctcggaggtcaggtcgttcatcatgttcaattcccgacccagataaacatagctagtgcattcggatatgttcgttccgttgagcgtgaatggggcatccgagattCATCTGTTCGGCATGAatatcgtcttttgcagattcagctgaagaccgatgcatgcacatgtttcgtcgaattcggtcagcattcgttccgcttggctgatgctaggtgttatcagtacgatgtcatcagcaaagcgcaaatg aatggcgaaattccggtcgtgaagttactgtacaactcagTAGTAGTACCGgcttatcgacctcggagggatgaaagacgtg gGAAGTATTTAGTCCAGTTGGAATATAAAACAACAGGGAACGATAcaaaagcaggaaaaacaGACGCATTTTTCGTTATGACTGGTGAGGACAAACCTGGACCTGTCATGAACCCTAAGATCGAATTAATAGTTAATCAGTCTTCG GTTGAATACGCAACATTTTCTGTCAAGTGGTCAGAACCaattcagaaaaatggaataatttcAGGATATAAG ATTCGTTGGAAACTAGCTGAGTCGCCTTTCAACATCTTTTTCGTAGAGCAGTGCgataaaaaatacaacatcAAAGTGTTTTCACCTAATAAGAATTACACG gCGCACATAAGTGCGAAAACATCCCAAGGATATGGAAAAGAAGTAATGCTTAAGTTCGCAGTTGGGTCACCTCCTG ACTGGAGAACCAAATCTTCGTCGAACAAAAGCTCAAATGGGAACGACAAAGATAAaggaaaacagaacaaaactgATGTTTTAACTGTCGATCGCATTGCATTTGAAGC GCAGCTTCGACGAAAAGTTGGTCACGAATATGCAGTTGGTCATGCACG CATACTTATATCGGCATGCACTTTAATGATTTCTGTAATGTTCGCATGGTTCTTAAAACACATTATAACTGAAGGACGTACAAGCGAAAAACTAAGGAAAGCGAGAGATACGT CACAGCAAAGTCGTCATAGATCAAGAAGGAGTGAAGAGAGGAAACGCAAAAAG GCTGCTGGCAGCAAGGAATGA
- a CDS encoding hypothetical protein (NECATOR_CHRIII.G11972.T2) — MHSEDSSSGRISKLRKSSPPSWQNVASWLPDVGRRPVVKAKLDQGDTRTTRHGDCLRLCTYNARTLSTDADLHALFGAAECIKFHVLALQETKCRRSDVRQMNDGKLVSRGEKVPSRNILSLRLRPLRQKPISIINCYSPTSAPDKSELDPFHEELKEVIRNAKSFHRFVAGDFNAKLGKATEEEYGIGRFITVDMGIAQWRNSCGDQPRTHQPEVVLEDSLSQGLRACAERASKPRATNLDRISKTTKELLERRRTLRLDPNASHVERDLREYNILLAALLSEDGTRTSSRREMEIITERFYSNLFRSSTPVSSPIIFTGEAPPRILLSEVRVAIKSMKPGTAPGPDFISADFLRAGGPLHVILAAHMTSYLQKERIQDQWKTLRTLLIYKKGDREDLRNYL; from the exons atgcacagcgaagattcgtcctccggcaggatCTCCAAGCTGAGAAAGA GTTCACCACcatcttggcaaaatgtcgcaagttGGCTCCCTGatgttgggcgacgacctgtggtaaAAGCTAAGCTCGACCAAGGCGACACTCGCACGACTCgtcatggagactgtctcagactgtgtacgtacaacgcgagaacactgtccacagacgctgacctgcatgcccttttcggagctgcagagtgtatcaaatttcacgtgcttgctctgcaggagaccaagtgcagaaggagcgacgtacgacagatgaatgacggtaaaCTCGTTtctcgtggagagaaggttccgtcgcgaaat atcctgtcacttcgcctccgccctctgcgccaaaaacccatcagtatcatcaattgctactcaccaacatcagcaccTGATAAATCCGAATTGGATCCATTTCACGAGGAGCTGaaggaagtaatccgcaacgcGAAGTCTTTCCACAGATTCGTTgccggagacttcaacgcaaaactaggaaaggccacagaggAGGAATACGGGATTGGAAGATTCATCAcagtggacatgggaatcgcccaatggcgcaaCTCTTGCGGAGATCAACCAcgtactcaccaaccggaggtggtactcgaggactccttgtcccaag gattacgagcctgtgctgaacgtgcctcgaagccgcgcgcgacaaacttggatcgaatttcgaagaccaccaaggaattgttggaaagaagaaggactttgaggcttgatccgaatgcatcgcacgttgagcg ggatctccgcgaatataacattctgctagcagccttgctgagcgaagacgggactcgcacgtcttctcgtcgtgagatggaaatcattacggagaggttctactcgaaccttttccgttcatcaactcctgtgtcaagcccgatcatcttcactggtgaagctccaccacggattctcctttcggaagtacgagtcgctatcaagagcatgaaacctggcacagcccccggacctgattttatttcagcagactttcttcgggctggtggcccacttcatgtaatcttagcagcgcacatgacatcttaccttcagaaagaaaggatccaagaccagtggaagaccttgCGAACCCTTCTTATctataagaaaggtgaccgagaggaccttcggaactacctcTGA
- a CDS encoding hypothetical protein (NECATOR_CHRIII.G11972.T1) yields MEKEYDRDLYKVCANARFGSPPSWQNVASWLPDVGRRPVVKAKLDQGDTRTTRHGDCLRLSPDKSELDPFHEELKEVIRNAKSFHRFVAGDFNAKLGKATEEEYGIGRFITVDMGIAQWRNSCGDQPRTHQPEVVLEDSLSQGVWHIEKDPNVD; encoded by the exons ATGGAAAAGGAGTACGACCGTGATCTATACAAGGTATGCGCGAACGCTCGCTTCG GTTCACCACcatcttggcaaaatgtcgcaagttGGCTCCCTGatgttgggcgacgacctgtggtaaAAGCTAAGCTCGACCAAGGCGACACTCGCACGACTCgtcatggagactgtctcagactgt caccTGATAAATCCGAATTGGATCCATTTCACGAGGAGCTGaaggaagtaatccgcaacgcGAAGTCTTTCCACAGATTCGTTgccggagacttcaacgcaaaactaggaaaggccacagaggAGGAATACGGGATTGGAAGATTCATCAcagtggacatgggaatcgcccaatggcgcaaCTCTTGCGGAGATCAACCAcgtactcaccaaccggaggtggtactcgaggactccttgtcccaaggtgtcTGGCACATCGAGAAGGACCCAAACGTAGACtag
- a CDS encoding hypothetical protein (NECATOR_CHRIII.G11971.T1) — protein sequence MNHTKIVKRADTAILRRSGQILERWREYYNHLCNREFCHPPIPTAPSVDEPVLPITAVEVGAALAKMKTNKATSLDDISTDVWKLRTDYRRLAKFCDRVYLEKERRIADCISYRPIRLLCHTMKVFERVLEARLSVSLNQCGFVKDCTFIDVTHAIRIFLEKHREKNRSVHLAFLDLKKAFDRVPHELLWMSMKQHKVPEEYVR from the exons ATGAACCACACGAAGATCGTTAAGAGAGCTGATACCGCCATTCTGCgtcgctctggtcagatcctagagaggtggcgagagtactacaatcacttgtgtaatcGAGAGTTCTgccatcctcccatcccaactgcTCCCAGTGTCGACGAACCTGTtttaccaattactgccgtcgaagtcggtgctgccctcgcaaaaatgaagacgAACAAAGCAACCAGTCTTGATGACATATCTACTGATGTGTGGAAGCT aaggacggactatAGACGTTTGGCAAAGTTCTGTGACCGTGTCTATCTGGAGAAGGAAAGGAGAATTGCTGACTGTATTTCGTACAgacctatacgactgctgtgccatacgatgaaggtttttgagcgtgtcttGGAAGCTCGTCtaagcgtttcactcaaccagtgcggctttgtgaaggactgtACCTTTATAGACGTTACCCATGCTATCCGTATcttcctggagaaacatcgagagaagaaccgcagtgtgcatcttgcttttctcgatctcaagaaagctttcgaccgtgtcccacatgagctgttatggatgtccatgaagCAGCATaaagtaccagaagaatatgtgcggtag